The proteins below come from a single Deltaproteobacteria bacterium genomic window:
- a CDS encoding glutamate-5-semialdehyde dehydrogenase — protein sequence MNATSLIKLGEKCKKGAASLLTLDTSVKNEALKAMADELRSRASEIIRENAKDIHTAETGGLKKHLIDRLLLNEKRIDEMAQGLEEVAGLTDPVGETVSQWVRPNGLKVARVRIPLGVIGVIYESRPNVTVDAAGLCFKSGNAVLLRGGSEAIHSNRALGKILQDVLKKKGIPPEVVTVVPSPDRTLLKTLLKLDGLIDLIIPRGGEGLMKFVAEHTRIPVVRHDKGVCSIFVDESADWDMALSIVENAKVSRPGVCNAVENVFVHEKIAGSFLPCLADHLKRNGVELRGDKKASAIVKGMKKATAHDWTTEYLDLILSVGIVSHIDEAIDLIRRYGSNHTEAIVTKNQTNAEKFVKSLDSSCVMVNASTRFNDGNQLGLGAEIGISTTKIHAFGPMGLAELTTTKFVVHGEGQIRN from the coding sequence ATGAACGCGACCTCGTTAATAAAATTAGGCGAAAAATGTAAAAAAGGGGCGGCCTCCCTCTTGACCCTCGACACCTCCGTCAAGAATGAGGCGCTCAAGGCGATGGCGGACGAACTGCGCTCCCGGGCGTCCGAAATAATCAGGGAGAATGCAAAAGACATCCATACAGCCGAAACAGGGGGGCTTAAAAAACATCTCATCGACCGCCTTCTTTTAAACGAAAAAAGAATCGACGAGATGGCGCAAGGCTTGGAAGAAGTGGCGGGGCTGACCGATCCGGTGGGAGAGACGGTATCGCAATGGGTCCGCCCCAACGGGCTTAAGGTCGCGCGGGTCCGGATTCCGCTTGGCGTCATCGGCGTGATTTATGAGTCGCGTCCGAATGTCACGGTGGATGCCGCAGGGCTCTGTTTCAAATCGGGAAACGCTGTTCTCCTTCGCGGCGGGTCGGAGGCGATCCATTCCAACCGGGCGCTTGGAAAAATTCTTCAGGATGTTTTAAAGAAAAAGGGGATTCCGCCGGAGGTGGTAACCGTTGTCCCTTCTCCCGATCGAACCCTTCTGAAGACACTGCTCAAGCTCGACGGCCTGATTGATCTCATCATTCCCCGTGGCGGTGAGGGGTTGATGAAATTTGTGGCGGAACATACCCGGATTCCGGTGGTGCGCCATGACAAGGGGGTTTGCAGTATCTTTGTGGACGAATCGGCTGATTGGGATATGGCCTTATCGATTGTCGAAAACGCCAAGGTCTCCCGCCCCGGCGTCTGCAATGCGGTGGAGAATGTCTTTGTCCACGAAAAAATCGCCGGATCGTTTCTCCCGTGTCTGGCGGATCATCTCAAAAGAAATGGAGTCGAACTTCGCGGCGACAAGAAAGCGTCTGCGATCGTCAAAGGAATGAAAAAGGCGACGGCGCACGACTGGACGACGGAATATCTCGATCTTATTCTCTCGGTCGGTATCGTAAGCCATATCGATGAGGCGATTGACCTCATTCGCCGCTACGGATCGAACCACACCGAGGCAATTGTCACCAAAAATCAGACGAATGCCGAAAAATTTGTGAAGAGTCTCGACTCATCGTGCGTGATGGTGAACGCCTCCACCCGTTTTAACGATGGAAACCAGCTGGGGCTGGGAGCGGAGATCGGCATCTCGACCACCAAGATCCACGCCTTCGGACCGATGGGGTTGGCCGAGCTGACAACAACGAAATTCGTGGTGCATGGAGAGGGACAGATCAGGAACTGA